In one Sphingobium indicum B90A genomic region, the following are encoded:
- the rpsU gene encoding 30S ribosomal protein S21 translates to MQIIVRDNNVDQALRALKKKLQREGVYREMKLRRHYEKPSEKRAREKAAAVRRARKLERKRAERDGVR, encoded by the coding sequence ATGCAAATCATCGTTCGCGACAACAATGTCGACCAGGCCCTGCGCGCGCTCAAGAAGAAGCTGCAGCGCGAGGGCGTGTATCGCGAGATGAAGCTGCGCCGTCACTATGAGAAGCCCTCGGAAAAGCGCGCCCGCGAAAAGGCCGCCGCCGTTCGCCGCGCCCGCAAGCTGGAGCGCAAGCGCGCCGAGCGCGACGGCGTCCGTTAA
- a CDS encoding FKBP-type peptidyl-prolyl cis-trans isomerase, whose protein sequence is MSTTAVPLHPIAKGSLTRLWVGVAAVALAAGGLAWAGQRGVEPSPASFLVHNGGEEGVVTTESGLQFKVLEEGAGPSPTAADVALVGYKGALLDGTVFDENPQTAMPVDGVVPGFSEGLQKMKKGGKYRLWIPPQLGYGEQAAGPIPANSVLVFDVQLHDFKSKADIMRMQQMMQQGGMPQGAPGR, encoded by the coding sequence ATGTCGACCACGGCCGTTCCCCTTCATCCTATCGCCAAGGGGTCTTTGACGCGCCTCTGGGTGGGTGTCGCCGCGGTGGCGCTGGCGGCCGGCGGCCTGGCCTGGGCCGGGCAGCGGGGCGTGGAGCCTTCGCCCGCCAGCTTCCTGGTGCATAATGGCGGCGAAGAGGGCGTGGTGACGACCGAATCGGGTCTCCAGTTCAAGGTGCTGGAGGAAGGCGCCGGTCCCAGCCCGACGGCCGCCGACGTGGCGCTGGTGGGCTATAAGGGCGCGTTGCTCGACGGCACCGTGTTCGACGAGAATCCGCAGACCGCCATGCCGGTGGACGGCGTGGTTCCGGGCTTTTCCGAAGGTTTGCAGAAGATGAAGAAGGGCGGCAAGTACCGCCTGTGGATTCCGCCGCAGCTTGGCTATGGCGAGCAGGCGGCGGGTCCGATCCCGGCCAATTCGGTGCTGGTGTTCGATGTCCAGTTGCACGACTTCAAGTCCAAGGCGGACATCATGCGCATGCAGCAGATGATGCAGCAGGGCGGAATGCCGCAGGGCGCGCCGGGGCGCTGA
- a CDS encoding AI-2E family transporter produces the protein MSGTKIHREEPGPSELRSPLVQHEVKRAGVWFAMGIAIALLVLLAQPIMLIMGALVLATMMDGGTRLLGRLMPIGRGWRLAIILVAALTFLVYTFYLTGSSLAAQAQAMRVIVETQVNRIGQWLQQLGVTTMPGDLGPEDFKSLAQQAMSSLGRVTAAVGTMVGAVTSGVMMLVLAIFIAIEPKIYERGVAWMLPMDRRDRFYAIADRMGWTLRRLMFGRLIGMAVEGVGTWLLLWAGGVPMAGLLGILTGLFAFLPNIGSIISGVLIVLVGFSAGVDAGLYAFGVYLAVQIVDGYLIVPMVAKRATDLAPALVLAAQILFGALFGIMGLFLADPIVAMIKVYLEERSKALEAENGRSAAVPVAG, from the coding sequence TTGAGCGGGACGAAAATCCACAGAGAGGAACCCGGTCCCAGCGAATTGCGCAGCCCGCTGGTCCAGCATGAGGTCAAGCGGGCGGGCGTGTGGTTCGCCATGGGCATCGCCATCGCGCTGCTGGTGCTGCTGGCCCAGCCGATCATGCTGATCATGGGCGCGCTGGTGCTGGCGACGATGATGGACGGCGGCACGCGGCTGTTGGGCAGGCTGATGCCCATCGGGCGGGGCTGGCGGCTGGCCATCATATTGGTCGCCGCGCTGACCTTCCTGGTCTATACCTTCTACCTTACTGGATCGAGCCTGGCCGCGCAGGCGCAGGCGATGCGGGTGATCGTCGAGACGCAGGTCAACCGCATCGGCCAGTGGTTGCAGCAACTGGGCGTCACCACCATGCCGGGGGATTTAGGGCCGGAGGATTTCAAGAGCCTGGCGCAACAGGCGATGAGCTCGCTCGGCCGGGTGACGGCGGCGGTCGGGACCATGGTCGGCGCGGTCACCAGCGGGGTGATGATGCTGGTGCTGGCCATATTCATCGCGATAGAACCCAAAATCTATGAGCGAGGCGTCGCCTGGATGCTGCCGATGGACAGGCGCGACCGCTTCTACGCCATTGCCGACAGGATGGGCTGGACGCTGCGGCGGCTGATGTTCGGGCGGCTGATCGGCATGGCGGTGGAGGGGGTCGGCACCTGGCTGCTGCTGTGGGCGGGCGGCGTGCCGATGGCGGGGCTGCTGGGCATATTGACCGGGCTGTTCGCCTTCCTGCCGAATATCGGATCGATCATTTCGGGCGTGCTGATCGTGCTCGTGGGCTTTTCCGCCGGGGTGGATGCGGGGCTTTACGCTTTCGGGGTCTATCTGGCGGTGCAGATCGTCGACGGCTATCTGATCGTGCCGATGGTGGCCAAGCGGGCGACCGACCTGGCGCCCGCGCTGGTGCTGGCCGCGCAGATCCTCTTCGGCGCGCTGTTCGGGATCATGGGGCTGTTCCTGGCCGATCCCATCGTCGCGATGATCAAGGTCTATCTGGAGGAGCGGTCGAAGGCGCTGGAGGCGGAAAACGGCAGGAGCGCGGCGGTTCCGGTGGCCGGGTAG